In Spinacia oleracea cultivar Varoflay chromosome 5, BTI_SOV_V1, whole genome shotgun sequence, a single window of DNA contains:
- the LOC110799025 gene encoding uncharacterized protein, whose amino-acid sequence MNRCKFPWDTKRSKRVKCTCGEILCNFKILAMKVRDEETLQIRTTRLKHDCCYANWNRQVTAEYLAERYLEVFRNDPTWALVKGFGVRVLQETGVECGYNKLWYARARVKYLLYADGAEQYKRVWDYVEAVKKHIEGSYAICCTETIDRPPPVFQRMFICLKPVLDGFMRGCRSIIGLDGCHLTGLFTGICLVAVASDGNNNIYPLAWAVVDTERTDTWTWFIDLLGTALGTTDGEGWTFMSDRQKGLLEAFKNVVPKAEIRFCWRHVWCNFKEKFPGQAFKEQLWSCATATTQLEFNKQMEDLKLLSVGAHAYMDKIPPKYWSRHAFSSRPKSKMLLNNMCESFNNVLKQARDKPILTHMEWMRRYVMQRHCKKREGVRGMLGKFMPYVRKQLEWAETQRRFCLLSKSSDYFFEVENNNNIFIVDLFNKKCTCYSWELTGIPCHHAYACILYMRLNPEDFVADWYSKEMYMVVYEAIVPPLPGPNHWEKSQNVEPAPLPYITMPGRPSKKKRNIGAGEAEEAAQKKGKDVPPGLNNKKQNGKVDDAQHAARGGRQNKCGNCKKLGHNRKTCKEPMDCTVEIRPPPTGKPPSDDPWCIYRRERREALQKQKEANADIVTQASQTSIASCSQQPQSSPSHAMFE is encoded by the exons ATGAATAGATGTAAGTTCCCTTGGGATACAAAGAGGTCAAAGAGAGTGAAGTGTACTTGTGGGGAAATTCTTTGCAACTTTAAGATTTTAGCGATGAAGGTACGGGATGAAGAGACTCTTCAGATTAGAACCACTAGGCTTAAGCATGACTGTTGCTATGCAAACTGGAACAGACAAGTCACTGCAGAGTATTTAGCAGAGAGGTACTTGGAAGTGTTTAGAAATGACCCAACTTGGGCACTGGTGAAGGGTTTTGGAGTTAGGGTTTTGCAAGAAACGGGTGTTGAGTGTGGATACAATAAGTTGTGGTATGCTAGAGCTAGGGTGAAGTATTTGTTGTATGCGGATGGAGCTGAGCAGTATAAGAGAGTATGGGATTATGTGGAGGCAGTTAAGAAGCACATTGAAGGAAGCTACGCAATTTGCTGCACAGAAACCATCGACAGACCTCCCCCCGTGTTTCAAAGAATGTTCATATGTCTGAAACCAGTTCTTGATGGTTTTATGAGGGGATGCAGATCCATTATTGGTTTAGATGGTTGTCATTTGACTGGTTTGTTCACTGGCATATGTTTGGTTGCTGTTGCTTCAGATGGAAACAACAACATCTATCCCCTAGCTTGGGCAGTGGTAGATACTGAGAGAACCGACACTTGGACTTGGTTTATTGATCTTCTTGGAACAGCTTTGGGAACAACAGATGGTGAAGGGTGGACTTTCATGTCAGATAGGCAAAAG GGACTATTGGAAGCATTTAAAAATGTGGTGCCGAAGGCTGAAATAAGATTTTGTTGGAGGCATGTATGGTGCAACTTCAAGGAGAAGTTTCCGGGGCAAGCGTTCAAAGAGCAGCTTTGGAGTTGTGCAACTGCAACAACACAG CTCGAGTTTAACAAGCAAATGGAGGATTTGAAGTTGTTATCTGTGGGTGCACATGCCTATATGGATAAAATTCCTCCTAAGTATTGGAGTAGACATGCTTTTAGTTCGAGGCCTAAGTCAAAGATGCTACTCAATAACATGTGTGAGAGTTTTAATAATGTGCTTAAACAAGCTAGAGACAAGCCTATTTTAACACATATGGAGTGGATGAGGAGATATGTGATGCAAAGGCATTGCAAAAAGAGGGAAGGAGTTAGGGGTATGTTGGGGAAATTCATGCCGTATGTGAGAAAGCAACTAGAGTGGGCTGAGACTCAGAGGAGGTTTTGTTTGCTGAGTAAAAGCAGTGACTACTTTTTTGAAGTGGAGAACAACAATAATATTTTCATAGTTGATTTGTTTAACAAAAAATGTACCTGCTACAGTTGGGAGTTGACGGGGATCCCATGTCATCATGCTTATGCTTGCATCCTGTATATGAGGCTTAATCCGGAAGATTTTGTTGCGGATTGGTACTCAAAGGAGATGTATATGGTTGTATATGAGGCTATTGTACCACCCTTACCTGGTCCTAATCATTGGGAAAAGAGTCAAAATGTAGAGCCGGCCCCGCTTCCTTATATTACTATGCCTGGAAGACCATCtaagaagaaaagaaatattGGAGCGGGGGAAGCAGAGGAAGCTGCGCAAAAGAAAGGGAAAGATGTACCTCCTGGTTTGAACAACAAGAAACAGAATGGGAAGGTTGATGATGCTCAGCATGCTGCAAGGGGTGGGAGGCAGAATAAGTGTGGCAATTGCAAGAAACTTGGACACAATAGGAAAACATGCAAAGAACCTATGGACTGCACTGTTGAAATAAGGCCACCCCCAACTGGTAAACCACCATCCGATGACCCGTGGTGCATATACAGAAGAGAGAGAAGGGAAGCCTTACAGAAGCAAAAA GAGGCTAATGCTGATATTGTTACTCAAGCATCACAAACAAGCATTGCTAGCTGTTCACAACAACCACAAAGCAGCCCTAGCCATGCTATGTTTGAATAG